A window of Loxodonta africana isolate mLoxAfr1 chromosome 3, mLoxAfr1.hap2, whole genome shotgun sequence genomic DNA:
AAGGAATGACAACCCTGTGTCCCCCATCTCTTCTTCCTTTACCTTGTCCCCTGCAAACCACGGCCGCTGCCCCAGGAACTCTGAGAAGAGCCTCATCTTGTCAGGGAGCTCCTCCAAGTACTGTGGCTTCAGCTTCTCCTGGAGCAGAAAACAGCTGTCTACACCCTCAGATCCAGCTCCCTGGGCAGAGAGGCTGCTCCCCCACTGCTGCCATGACCCAGCTGGCCACGGGAGAGCTGCCAAACTCCCTATGCTACCCCTGAGCCAGTACCCAGGCTTCCACTTAACCTGACCAGCATTTATTAGACCCTGACTACGTATCAACTCCCTCTGTCGGAGGCATGGGATGGCCCAGAGGAACACTGGAATCTATCACCACTGATCTCCACCAACCTGCCTATCAGTCAGACCCAGGAGTGCTGTGAGCCTCTGGCCCAGTGTAAGACTCATACGTAAAGGAACAAGAGCTACAAGAGCTCAGAGAAAGAAGTGGAAGTTCTAGTTTTTGAGGTGGCACAAGAATAGAGAGGACATCTGAGTAATTTCCTGAAAGATAAGGAGAATTTGAGATGCTAAAAAGAAGGGAGAGGAGGGCATTCCTGTAGAAACAGACTCTGTGCTGATGCTGTGTGACTAATAATAGGGCTCTATGAGAATACTATCAGTATCAAGGGAAAGACACTGGGCTGGGAAAACTAGTTAAACATGGTGTTTAGGAACTTAATTTCTACACTGGGGAGTCTAGGCGTTATCTTGTAATTAGAGTGGATTGATTCAGAGTTTTCATCTGATGAGATTTAGGGTTTTGATGGTCACTCTAGCAGCAGTATAGGGGACCCCTTGGAGGATCTCTAGCTCTAAGGCATTCAAAGGGCAAACAGGAGCACTGTAGATGGGAATGCAAGAGTCCTGACTCCCAATCCAAACCCTCCCCTGGCCCAGACCACCGGAAACTCACAAAATCAGGGTTGTAGCACAGCATGACAAAACTCATACGAGTGTCCACAACCTGGTTCTCCAGGATGTCCATGCGGatcttctcctcttctgtctcccCACCTGCAGGCCATATATCAGACACTCACCCTCAGCATCCCATGCAGCCAAGCCCAGGGAATGGCCGCCTGGCCTCCTGTGCCCCCACACCTGCCCCCACCCTCACTCACACAGGTTGTGCTTGCGGGCAATGTAGTGCAGGATGGCATTGCTCTGGGTGAGCTTGTGAGGCCCATCAATCAAGTAGGGAAGCTGCAGTGGCAAACAGGCAGGTttgctgtaccaccaggctccccACTACCCCCATCCCCTGTGAAAGGACAGACTGGGACCTAGCACACTCAGAGCCTGGCGCATGGTATGCACTAAATAAATACCTGGAACACAGAACACCAAGGAAAGGCAGTGAAGAGAACCAGGAACGAAACAGGTGGAGCAGAAAGTACCCGATCCTAAAACCATCAGGCTGGGGAAAGGAGACAGAGGGAAAGACACTTTCCCCCACACCTTGTACCTACATTGGGAAAGTCCAggcccagcttgaatttctcatTCAGCCAATGACTCCTGTCATAGTCCGGAGCTATAGTGGGAAcaatgaaatgaaaacatatctcCTTATAGTCCAGCATTCCGTCTCCAGAAACCATACCAAGAGTCATTGCAAGACCCCCAGAGACTCATAAATCTGGAATCTGACAGAACCACTAAGTCTCACCCCCAAGAGTAAGGCTTACAAAAGGTTAGTCCTAAGGtggaactggaaaccctggtgcagagtggttaagagctatggccgctaacccaaaggtcagcagtttgaatccaccaggcactcctaggaaaccctatggggcagttcttctctatcctatagggtcgctatgagccagaatccaatggaaggcaataggtttggtttttggttttggtaaggggGAAGTCGATTCCAATTATTGATAAGGGGTAGAGGCAGCAATTCCTTTCCAACATCCTGAGCTGGTACGCCACAGATGGACAAAGAAAACCCGGGAAGGGACAGGTCCCAGATGCAGCTGACGGAGGCCCAGCAGAGGAGGGCCACAGGTGTCCAGGGCACCAGCTGCTTGTTACCAAATCAGCATAGTTGGCAGAGGGCCCAACACGAGGGTGCCATTACCGTCTCCAATCGTGTATCTCTTTTCCTCATAgtttgagtctgtgtattccagGAGCAGACGGATGACATGCCCCAGCTGGGAGAGACAGCACAGGGAAGGGGTCAGAGATGGTGGgatcctgcctgcctgcctgactTCATCTCTTCCAAGCAAGCAGGCACCACCCTCCCCCTCGCCCCTCACACAGGCAATAAAGCCCCACAGAGCTTGCTCCCGATGTCTCTCACTACACCTCACCCCCCACCCATTAGGACCTAAAGTACCCCTCCCCCAGGGGCCCGGGCTCCAGGATGGGGGCTCAGCTCCAGCAAAGCCCGAAACTGGAATCTTCTAGTATGGATTCCCAAGCTCAGCACTTCCTCACCACCAAGCCCCTGTCCCACCCGAGGAGGCGGACTCCTTGCTCACCCCGCGGATGTCCCAGTAACCCAGAGTCATGGCCATGGTGCACGTTTCTGCAGTCTCACATAACCTGCGTCAAAGGAGCTGGGGGTGGCCTTATCAAGGCTGTGGGGGAAGGGAACGGCGATCTGTGACGCTAGGCCCCGCCCCTCACCCCGCTGATCCGGCTcatttccccacccccacctcccacccacccaccgcCTGGCCTGCAGACGCGAGAGCCAACAGAGCTCTGGGCGCTGGGCCCAGAGGGCGGGAGGGAGCAAGTTCCATTTCTGCCTCCAGCCCCGAAGATTCGGGTAGCCGAGGTTTGGACCCCTGAACCTCTCAGTGGCTTCCGCTGCCCGCGTTCAGACCTCTGCTAGGTCCACGAGAGACCGCGGTGCACTTGTGGAGACAAGCCAGAAACTGGAGAGGAGTAATgctccttgcttccctttcttctggCCCTTGCTCGGTCTTTGCTCCTCTGTACAGAGTTCCCCAGGACTCTGTGAGGCTCAGGTTGCCTGAGTCAGGCCACAGTATGGCTGCTCTACAACCTCGTATAGAGTTTAAATCAGAACCTAGGCAAAGAATGGGGACTCCTGGTCTGTCAGAAAAGCTCCTCAGAGTCCTGATGCTCCATGATGGGTTCTCCTCGACAGGAACAAAGTACTGCCAGCCTCCATAAGGGACAGAGAATAGGAAATGTGGTCTCCATATTTTCTTTTCACGGACTGTTAAGGACCCTGCCCTTTGTCAGTCCTCTGGCAAAGGATTATAAGGACCAACTGTAAATTCATCAATTAGCGTTCCAGCCCCTTGTGTGGATCTAAATCCAAGAATCAGACCCATCAATGAGGCTGTGTATGAGGTGCAGCCCCAGAAATGCCCTGCCAGCCAGCTAGATAACCCTCACATTGACCCACCCCCAAACCAGGACAATGACATGAGAGGGGCAGTCACAGAGGGCAAGTGAGCAAGATCTTTTCCTCAGAGGGGCCAGAGACCCATCTTGTGCTGAGggaggctgggggcggggggtgggccAGGGTGGAGCCAGGAAGACTGCCCACATAACCATTGTTGAGGTGACACCACAGTCCCCTCATTAACACAGGGTACAGACCCTCAGAAATCCAGTTGGGTGGATTCTACCCTGGCTCTGACTCCTGCCTCATGTGTGGTCTTAGGGAAGACCAAGAACCCCCCGAGCCTATTTCCTCACTTGTGATTTGAAGGGGGTGCCTCAGGTGGCCTTTGAGGTACTCTGTGACCTGTGACTCAGGGTACAATCTCTACAACAAAGTCCTACCTGCTGACTTTGCTCTTTGAAGGCAGAGGAGCATTTCAAAATGAAGATAACATGAAATAATTTAGCCTGTGGTctacttttgtttgtttaaaggaTATTAGAAGATTAATGGATCTATGGACATAAATGAGAGGAACTTGAAAAATGAAAATGGTTTACAGTTACTAAAGGGCAAGGTTGGTgcgctgcaaaaaaaaaaaaaaatgagttttttaaattttctccataagaaggaatgaagttctaataATACTACAATATGAATGAGCTTTGAAGACatcatacaaaataaaataagccAGACATAAAACAAATATGGTATGCTTCCATTTATatggaatatctagaatagacaaaattcatagagacagaaagtaaatcaGTGGTTCCCATGGgctctggggagggaggaatggggagttgttgcttaatgggtacagagtttctgtttgaggtgatgaaaaggttttggaaagaatagtggtgatggttgcacaacattgtgaatgtgattaatgccactggatcatacacttaaaaatggttaaacaaCAAATTTTATGGTGTGTGTATTTTccgacacacacaaaaattaactaaCATATTGTTAGGATAGCAAGGCATGAGCACAATATTTCAATAAAGTTTCAAACCATCAAGACAATGTGGCATGGAGGATGAGGAGGAAGACAGACTTCAGCTCACCCCTATTAGGACACAGAAGTCAGATGTCTGCTGGTCTGTGCTAAATGAAGGCCTCAGAGCCTATGTCAACAATGGCCAGTAGGGAGCAGTCCATGTTGATGACGCGCCCCACTCATTCAGCACACACCAGTCTTCCCAGTTCCCTCATGGGGTCCAgttcacaatttaggaggctagaagtctgattaCTTTTTAGCATACGGACTGAGTAAATAAGGtgaaaggctgtaatctttccgtgCACCTTTTAGCtgtaaaacaaagaagaagaaaaggaagaaggaggaaaagTAATAGAAGAGCTGCCATCATCTTCATAGGTAATCaggccttgttctgttcaaagggctACCCTAGGCAACCGctaatccactttctgtctctacatATTTGCCGATTTAGGGTATTTtacataagtggaatcatataatatgtggtctcttttTACCGGGTTCTCGCGTATGTTGTCAAAGTATAAGTTGTAgcctgtatcagtacttcattcctcaTTATGGCTAAGTAATAATATTCCACTATATGGATCAACCATATGTTGTTTATCAAGTCATCAGTTGATACACATTCGGGTTGtcttcatattttccaactcctatAATATTACCCCACCAATTTTGACATAATATTGTTGCCAATATATCTCTCCTATCTCAGGTAATATCATGAAGCAGATTCTGCTGAATACCATTTTAAAAGTATTTGGTATTATTCGttgttatggcttgaattgtgtatcaatttagctaggccatgattcccattactGTGTGATTATCcgtcattttgtcatctgatgtgattttcctatgtgttgtgaatcctacttctgtgatattaatgaggcaggattagaggcagttgtgttaatgagtcaggactcagtctacaagattaggttgtaggcttttttttttttttaattgtgatttaggtgaaagtttacagctcaagttaatttctcattcaaaagtttatatacacatgactttgtgacattggttgcaatccccacgatgTAACAGCATGcacctcctttccaccccaggttccctgtgtccattcatctagttcctgtcctttcctgccttttcatcctgcctTTGGACAGGGAACGCTCATTTGGTCTAGTATATgtgattgaaccaagaagcaagttccttacatgtattaattttttgttttatacgccTATCTAATCGTTGTCGAAAAAGCGGGCTTTGTgaatgttttcagttctgggttagcagactGCCCAGGGGTCATAGTTTTGGGGGctcctccagactctgtcagaccattaagtctggtctttttacatgaatttgaattctattctacatttttctcttgctctgtccaggcctatctattgtgttccctgtcatggcgatcattggtagtagccaggcctatctagttcttctgctaagttgaatcttgagtcaatctcttttgagacataaaagaaagaaaccagcAGAAAGATGGGGGGACCTCAcgccaccaagcaagaagatccAGGAGCatgtgcgtcctttggacccggggttcctgtgctgagaagctcctcgaccaggaaaagaataatgacaaagatctttccccagagccgacagagagagaaagccttccctggagctggcaccctgaattcagacttctagcctactagactgtgagagaataaatttccgcttgttaaagtcatccacttgtggtatttctgttaatagcagcactagatagctgaaGACATGTGTCAAGCATTCTGAGGGCACCAAATGTTACCTTTATGCAAGGGGCGTTCTAATTTTCCACGCTTCAGAATTTTCCCACTTTTTCCAATCAGGGGTTGTCTCTGGCAGTCTCGGGCCCTTTGAATTCCTCTAAGGCTTCTCCCTTCTATGATTACAGGAGCAATTATCTAGGTTGATGCAGCTTGTTTAACATTATCAGTCAGCTAAAGCACTACTGTAAGATTCTGGGCCTTAGTGCTTTGCATAATGTTCTGCTTTATCATAACTGTTTCTGTAGGTACCAGCAAAGCAGCTAAaagattttttgtgtgttttgatttttatCATCCAGTTTTTTAAGATTTTGGCAAGATTAGAAACATCTTTGTTTCCAAAGCATTCCAAGTTCCTGGACTACCTCATCAGCTGAAGGGGAATCAGGAAAGGGAGCATTTAGGGACAGAAGGCTTATTTCTGCTTTCCTCTGCTGCTGTTCCCAACCCAGTCTGTCAGTAAGAATAGAAAACAgaactcttcttttttgtttgtttcatgttGTAACTCTGGTGTTGGCCTCTCCCTCTTTTCCAACCCTTGTGTCCCACCCTGCCACCCCCACCTGAAGGCAGTCAGAGGAAGGCACCCTGAGAAGGGGCTACTAATTGTCCATCACTGGCCCCTGCCCCAGTTAGCTATGAAGATGATGACAGCTCTTCTATTGCTTCTCCTTCTCTTTTCCCATCCCCTCCTCCTtctacttctttctttctctctccctgtctcccttTTTCCTCTTTACTCTCTTCCAGGAAAAGTTGAATCCTGAGAACATGGAACAGCTGCCTGACAAGTGAAACAATTCTCCTTATTCTTGGGTAATTGTCCTGGTTTGCAGGGGAAAAGCAGGAAGCAGGGAAAGGAGAAGACATCTCTGGATCTCTGGAGCTGTTAATCAGTTCTGTAGACCTGATCATCTTACTGTCCTTCTAGCTCACCTCGTGGGCTTTCTCATCTAAGATGTCTTAGATCCAAACCCAAGTTTGCATTCAAGTGCCTGGATGAGTTCCCACATCTGAAGGCTTTTATGTGCCATTTTGAGGCTAGGCTCCCTGCACCTTTCTCTTACAAAAAACTCACAAGCTGCCCTGGGCCCTGATGGACCCCAGGGTGATAGGTTATTGCCCAACACCAACTTTTGCCTAAAGGGATCAAGGGTGGGTTACCTCTGATCCTCAAAGATAAAGGCCTGACTCCTTCCACCCAAAAGGCTGTGTCTACCAGAAATGGGGTTAGGTGAAGGCAGGCAGCATGTGAATGTTGTGGTTAAAGTTTGTGTCTGTTGGATAGGGTTCAGGTCTTCATAAGCTTTGGTGGGCTTTCCCTTCAGGCTTTGGAGAAAATAGGTGCATACGTGCAGTTTGTCTGCTTCttcaagatgcccatcaacaagaTGGCCCAGTGGGGCAACAAGAGGATATGCTGAGCAAGAGGCAGAGTTACACTGCTTGCCTTGTTTCACCATACCCCTAGGGGGCCTTGTATctgtcttctctattctttccaaTGAATAGCTAAGGCAACTGATATTCAGCTGGATTGCTCTTGGGAACAGATGCTGAAGGGAGGGTAAGGAAATGTGGAGACTTATGAAGATATGATTGTGATCCTTCCACCACTGACATTCCCTGTTCCCCAGCTGCGTTCAGCGCTAGAGGGGTTCATGCCCAAGTCTGAGGAGAGAGTTGTAGAAAGGAGCTACGTTAAATGGGACTGAAGGCCCTGTAGAAGCTCTGGCGAAGACATTACTTAAAACTCTGTGTACTGAAAGTATTGATGAGCAGGAGTCAGAAAcacacccatatatatatatggaaatttAGTATGGCAAAGGTGTTATTTTCATCTGGGCTAGCCAAAAATTAGAAATGGAACAATTGCTTACCAATGAAAAATACTAGAGCCCTACGTCATGCCATTTACTAAAATGAGTTCATCTGAAATTTAAACACGACATTTAATACTAAGCTGTACAAGTTTTAATGAAAGTATGAGAATGTTTATTATCATAAGGTGTGAAGAGTTTCTCTAAATAAGACATAAAAAGAGAAAGCCACAAAAAGAAAGATTTGTGAATTAAACAGTGTCAAAATCTAATACTTCTCTATTATGGgacacaaataaacaaaaataaaagacaaaggaCCAGATTATGTAAAGGACTCTTATCAATCATTAAGAGAATTCagtagaaaaatggacaaaaatctATGAATAAATTAGAGAAGTAGAAATATTTATGgtcaaaaaaatgtaaaaagattGTTTAACTCTAATCCAAAAAAAAGGAACTGTAAATTCCAACAGTGAGAGACCATTGTTCTATCAGAGGAACCAAAATTAATCACTTGGTAAAGTGTTGGCAAGGTTTGGCAAAGTGATATGCATTTCCTGCTGGTGAGCTTATAAATTGCCATAGCTATTTTGGAGGACAATTTgtcaatatatttttaaacttaaCTCACATCCTATGACAAAACAATTCCAATCTATAAAAATCCACCCAAATACCCAAAGAGGCATATACTGAGGTGTTCATCGTGGTACCGTTTATAATAGTAAAGAAGTAGAACCAATGTAAATGCCCAAGCAAAAAaacccctttgctgtcaagtcgattccaactcacagtgaccctataggacagagtagaatcgccccatagggtttccaaggagcggctagtggattcaaactgccagccttttgattagcagctgagctcttaaccacttttttACTGTGGAATACCACATGGCAGAGAAAGAATGAGACGGAACTGTATGAATAACAGGTGAGGACTGCCAAGACGGGAGGCTGAATTTTTTTACATTATGTTGCTGATTATCATGAACAGTAtgacattttttatatttttaaaaagggcaACCACAAAGTATTTTCTACAGAGATGTGCATATGTGAATGCAGAGGAAAAGGTCTGCAGGACACACAAACTGATGACAAGGCCCTCTTCAGGCAAGAGGGGAAAAAGGGTGCAAGAAAAAGGGAAATTTACAGATGAGgccagcttttcttttttatcaagGCGGGTGTGTTCATGCACTATTTGTGTAACAGAAACtcatgtttaaaaaagaaagcaaacctaGGGGAAAACAACTTGAATCCAGAAGACTCTTCTTCAGCAGACGTGGGTATATTTGAACTTGAAATAAATAGGTGCTGCTGTGTGACCAGACTTGGGGTCAGAGGACCAAGCTGAAGCTGTTTTCAAGGGTGCAGAGGGGTGAGATTAGAACAAACAAGATAAGGTGAATGTTGTTTTAGAAGTTTGAAGGCAAATTAGATTTATTAGATAGGTCCGTACTTTATCTTCTATGGTGAAATATTTAGAATTGTATTCACAGATATTCTTTTTGAACTATGACCTAAACCCTATCAGCTTCCTTCCAAAATTGTTTCACTTGGAAAGAGAACTGGAGGAATAGAGGAAATACGGGTAGACTCTGGGGTTTGGGATAGGACTATGCTTTAGTGGGGCACTTCTGGGGCCACACTACAAAGTGGAGTCCCTTGACAAAAGCCAGATCTGAGGAACTGAGGTGTGACAATGAGCAATCACAGGGAGAGCTGTGCCACCTCACTTGTGTGATAGAAAGGTGCTTTATAgggcttttctctctcttttcctccccAAACTCACGAAAGAACCTCAACCAAGGCAACAAGGAAGCACCCTAGGGGATGGCAGAGCCACAGGTGGAACAAGCCTGAGTCTCTGAGTGACTTTGCAAAGCAGGGCTGCCCCAGCAACTTGGAATTTCCCCCATGGATCTCTTACATGAAAGAAGAATCAACTTCTACTTTCTACAAGCTGCTGTGTTAGAATGTCTTTCAGCTTAATCTTCCTCTAATACAATGATTGGGAAAATATCCAGCATGGGGAACTGGTAATTAACGACAGGTGATGACAGCTCACATCAATGCAGGAGATACCGTGCAGGCAGCCATGCTCACAGAGAGTGAGTCCCCCTCTCCCCATCTAGAAGGAGAGACTCAGTGATGGGGTGTGAGCACTGCAGGAGCCCCAAGAAGCCCTAGGTCTCAGGACCTCTGCTAGATCCTGACTACAATGGACTCTTCTTTTTTGGCTGCCTCAATTTGCAGCATAGATGTGCTACTAATAGGCCAGGCTTTGTAAtgtacattttcattttttacattatatggtaaacctgcaaaagccggaaACTGTATAAGGCAGGAAACTATCGTAGAggaaaaactgaaatattttccactaatagagagcaatacAAAAGCCGTAAGGCTGTGCCCTGTCAAAGGAGGAAAACTtgaaagacccagaaaaaccagGCAGTCCCATGGAGTTCAGCTGTCACAAGCTTCGATGTAATTTGCTGTGaagtttgaaaaatattttcatttgcaACCATCTTGATTTATTAGATCTTCTGTTTAAGCATTAAGT
This region includes:
- the LOC100666638 gene encoding glutathione S-transferase Mu 1-like, whose amino-acid sequence is MAMTLGYWDIRGLGHVIRLLLEYTDSNYEEKRYTIGDAPDYDRSHWLNEKFKLGLDFPNLPYLIDGPHKLTQSNAILHYIARKHNLCGETEEEKIRMDILENQVVDTRMSFVMLCYNPDFEKLKPQYLEELPDKMRLFSEFLGQRPWFAGDKITFVDFLAYDVLDLNRIFDPKCLDAFPNLKDFMAHFEGLKRISAYMKSSRFLPRPICTNQAMWGYK